The nucleotide sequence CTGGCTCCCAGATTGGCCACTTTTCCATTATAACATAGATGATCCAAAGATAGCTTTTCCTTagcatatattattatatatgtttacgTTCTGAGAACAAATAAACGGAATgttgtaggaaaaaaaaatcgaatgtTTAGTAGTTGGTACCGTTGTAGTATAGAAAACTTCTTGTTGTACGTGTGAGGCAAAGGCTAAAGAATGGAGAGTGGTCCGAGAGGTTTGGCTATACTTTGAACTAGAAATTGTCGTGACGTGCGATTGATATAAGCCAAATACCATACGCCCCACATAACATAGGTATGGATCAGAAAGAGATCCAAGTACTAATTCTCTATCTCTTTATCGACAGACAGTAAAAAACGAACCATCTCGAAGctggattttgttgtttattaTCCAACTTGAAACTGAGGCCCAATCAGTTTTGTTATTTATAAGGGCCCAACAATAATGCAACGTATCGGCCCAAAACAATaatttacacacaaaaaaaaaaaacacgaagaCGAGCTTGGGCACCAAGAAAAAAGACACAAGTAAATTAACTTTCTTTTGCCTTTTTACCAAGAAAAAGATTCGACAGGAGGAGAAAGAAAGTAgtgaaatttttcttttttgtttcgtAGACGAATTCGGAAAAATGGCTCTAAGCTTTGGTTCGATTTGAATGTTTATTATTTTCCGACAATAAGAAgagaaataaagtaaaaaaaaatgtttgctGTTCGGCGTCTTCTTCTTTCCTGCAAACAAGGTGCGAATCAGGCGGCCAGTTTTCTCCGAGGGTTAGTCATATTCTCCTCTCCTTtcttttaaaccctaaatccctaCTCGTTAGGGCTTGTTCTGGGTTTTAGCTTTAGAACGATTGTTACTTACTTCATCTCCGTACAATAAAAGCTTCGATTTTTATTGGGGTTTTCTCGGAAATTGAATTCGAAAGTTTCGATCTTTAAGACATTATAACGACTTAGAAGCACAGATTTCATCTtcaattttttacaaaaattttagGTCATCTAGAAGAACTCAGTCATTCAATTACAGTCAATCGACAAGACAGGGGGGGACACATGGAAGGACAGATCTTAAACCTCAGTTGCCTCTCGGAACCGCTCAAACTTACTCTCGCTCGCGTGCTCGTTATGCTGCTGTAACTcttctttgaaagaaaaaaaaacatctctttgttagtgtttttttttttgagtttcgATTCgatgtttcctttttttgtatGCAGCCAGCACTTGCGCTTGGGTTTACTGGATTCTTAGCCTTTCTTCATTACAACGACGAAAGGAGAGCTGTTCCTAAAGGTATGATATACAGAGATTCTTGGTTCGTTGGTTTTGATAAGAGAGTTTCTAAAGATCTTCTTGTCTCTGCTTCCTTTATGTTATATGCAAGGTCAACCAAGCAGAAGCAATAGTAGCGGTTGTGGCTGTGGTTCTAATACAACAGTCAGAGGTCCTATTATCGGAGGTCCGTTCACGCTTATGAGCACACAGAACAAGATTGTCACTGAGAAAGACTTGCGTGATAAATGGGTTCTCCTCTACTTTGGATACTCGTTTTCCCCTGATGTTGGACCTGACCAGCTTAAGATGATCTCCAGAGCTGTTCATAAACTAGGTTTGTTCATCAATTTATTCATATAATCTGATCTTTTACTAAGCATTTTCTTGTTTTGATCAGAGTCTAATCATGACCAGAAGATTCTGCCTGTCTTTGTTACTCTTGACCCTGTACGAGATACGCCTTCTCATCTCCACGCCTACTTGAAAGGTCCTTTGGTTTTACTTTGGCCCGTGTTCAAGCTTTTTCCTTAACTCTTAGATGTTGCATTGCGGTTGCTCATGACTTTTGTTTATTTGCAGAGTATGATGATAGAATACTTGGATTGACTGGATCTGCAAGTGCAATGAGGCAAATGGCACAGGAGTATCGTGTTTATTTCAAGAAGGTTCAAGAAGATGGAGATGATTACCTCGTTGATACTTCTCACAACATGTAAGCAAAACCTTTACTcgaaaaccaaatcaaaacctTGTTTGTTCGTAAGGAAGAGTAGAGCTAAAATGTTCATTTTGGGGGTTGTATAGGTACTTGTTGAATCCGAAGATGGAGGTTGTGAGATGCTTTGGAGTTGAGTATAATCCAGATGACCTCGCACAAGAGGTTATTAAAGAAGTTACTTCCCTTTCACAGTGACCAAACACTAATGAGAGATGTTCACAGAATGAAACACTGAATTCCCTTTTAGTTTTATTCCCTCTATTGGTCATCAGACATTTTGCTAGTCCTTTGGTCATGCAACTATGGTTCTGGCGAGTTCTGATAGTAGCAATTGATTCATCTTCCACCTCTCAGTAAATGGGCTTCTTTCATTTCTGTAGTTCTTTGTGGGCTTAcgttataaaaaaacaaaattggaaattatttgataaaatcCATTACCGAAAACCCACAAATATTCTTGTTACTTTTGCTTAGATATGGGGTGATTCATGTCGGCTGGAGTGGTCTACGTAACCATAATTCTCTTTGGACCAATAAAATGAAAGCGATCAAGCTAAAGTTAGAGcttaaaatctttaaaagataatatattagcaCCAAAAATTGAAACTTTCTATAACTTTGTGTGTTTAAtgcttttaaaattttgaaacaattctaaaacaataaaatttagatttaaagCCACAAAATCTACGGTTTAAATCTTAGAGCAAAAAACCTAAAGCTACAACATCTACAAATCAATCCCATTGTCACGTTTGTTTATCTTTCTCAGGACCTTCAACCAACCAAATTATGGTTTCTTCAGCAACCTTTTGCtagaaaagaaattataaaaaagtttagGATTCTCAAGCTTATAACAAAAATGGCATCTTACACAACTAGTAAAGTATAATCACCACTGAACACATCTAATAACCACCACTGAGAAGTCCAGATGACAAAAGAAAATCTACCAATAATCATCTCTcttaaaaattcatttatttttcagttaaaaagaattaatcaaatttgtttttacCATTTTCCTCAAATCAAAAGTG is from Raphanus sativus cultivar WK10039 unplaced genomic scaffold, ASM80110v3 Scaffold1598, whole genome shotgun sequence and encodes:
- the LOC108820788 gene encoding protein SCO1 homolog 2, mitochondrial; the protein is MFAVRRLLLSCKQGANQAASFLRGSSRRTQSFNYSQSTRQGGTHGRTDLKPQLPLGTAQTYSRSRARYAAPALALGFTGFLAFLHYNDERRAVPKGQPSRSNSSGCGCGSNTTVRGPIIGGPFTLMSTQNKIVTEKDLRDKWVLLYFGYSFSPDVGPDQLKMISRAVHKLESNHDQKILPVFVTLDPVRDTPSHLHAYLKEYDDRILGLTGSASAMRQMAQEYRVYFKKVQEDGDDYLVDTSHNMYLLNPKMEVVRCFGVEYNPDDLAQEVIKEVTSLSQ